Proteins encoded together in one uncultured Desulfosarcina sp. window:
- a CDS encoding HesA/MoeB/ThiF family protein, which produces MQDPIDALLDRLAEDGMLDDGTPCRTISGSHTMRLSTETGLPGWQVEVRALEKKILPDRYLRNRKSLSMEDQIRLLKAHVCIVGLGGLGGLVTESLARMGVGRLKLVDGDGFEPHNLNRQLLSTIGTIGASKAEAAARRVAAIHPGIEAAAVGQALSPSNALGILSGCDLAVDCLDNIPSRFALAAAAVETTIPMVSAAVAGLFGHVTTLFPDGPGLDGIYGPPDPHRAFTGEEIRLGCLAPAVNVMASLECAEVLKVLLNRPGTLRNRLLVVDLNDYTFEKLTLC; this is translated from the coding sequence ATGCAGGACCCCATCGACGCCCTCCTGGACCGATTGGCCGAAGACGGCATGTTGGACGATGGCACGCCTTGCCGGACGATATCGGGCAGCCACACCATGCGCCTGTCCACCGAAACCGGCCTGCCCGGATGGCAGGTGGAAGTCCGGGCGCTTGAGAAAAAAATCCTGCCCGATCGCTACCTGCGCAACCGCAAATCGCTGAGCATGGAAGATCAGATCCGGCTGCTCAAAGCCCATGTTTGTATCGTGGGCCTGGGCGGCCTGGGCGGCCTGGTCACCGAATCCTTGGCCCGCATGGGGGTCGGCCGGTTAAAACTGGTGGACGGCGATGGGTTTGAACCCCACAACCTCAACCGGCAGCTGCTCAGCACGATCGGCACCATCGGCGCGTCCAAAGCCGAAGCCGCCGCCCGCCGGGTGGCGGCGATCCATCCCGGAATCGAGGCGGCCGCCGTTGGCCAGGCCCTTTCACCGTCAAACGCCCTTGGTATCCTAAGCGGCTGCGACCTGGCCGTCGATTGCCTGGACAACATCCCCTCCCGGTTCGCCCTGGCAGCGGCGGCCGTTGAAACCACCATTCCCATGGTTTCGGCCGCCGTGGCCGGGCTGTTTGGGCACGTCACCACCCTGTTTCCCGACGGCCCGGGCCTGGACGGCATCTACGGTCCTCCGGACCCGCACCGGGCTTTTACGGGAGAAGAAATCCGCCTGGGCTGCCTGGCCCCGGCGGTCAACGTAATGGCCTCGCTGGAGTGCGCCGAAGTTCTCAAGGTGCTCCTGAATCGTCCGGGCACCCTGCGAAATCGATTGCTGGTGGTCGATCTGAACGACTACACCTTTGAAAAGCTTACGCTTTGCTGA